A region from the Benincasa hispida cultivar B227 chromosome 8, ASM972705v1, whole genome shotgun sequence genome encodes:
- the LOC120083126 gene encoding uncharacterized protein LOC120083126 produces the protein MEAYLAYVAISQDKKLRLEDVPVFVIVFIDDILVYSSSAKKHKEHLRMKELNLRQRRWIELIKDYDCTIDYHPALSIGQSGGLLASFQVCPTLIEDILHEHLKDSDLQKLAEEVGKGLRTDDQLRADKVLLKEGRVCVPNNLALKQAILEEAHSSAYAMHPGSIKMYRSLKRSYWWPDMKREIPEYVDRTPASYDGIWFGAPVSIVSDRDFRFTSKFWPCLQKAIGTKLYFSIAFHPQTDGQSEWAIQTLEDMLRACVLQFKGSWDTHLSLIEFAYNNSYHSSIGMASYKALYGRPCRTPICWNDVGERKLLGPELAQQTSDSVKIIRDNLKTTRDRKKSLPISGEENWSLKLVIKFCDPLNSSVNIGASFYTTVSEVTVFSSYET, from the exons ATGGAAGCCTATTTAGCTTATGTAGCAATTTCACAGGATAAGAAACTGAGACTtgaggatgtacctgtg tttgtgatagtgttCATAGACGACATACTAGTGTATTCTAGTAGTGCGAAGAAACATaaagaacatctgaggatg aaagaGCTAAACTTAAGACAGAGAAGATGGATCgagttgatcaaagattatgactgtacaaTTGATTACCACCCAG CATTATCAATTGGTCAATCAGGAGGTttactagcttcatttcaagtatGTCCTACTCTCATAGAAGATATTCTACATGAACATTTAAAGGATTCcgatcttcagaagttagctgaagaagtaggTAAAGGATTGAGGACAGACGACCAATTAAGAGCAGACAAAGTGCTATTAAAAGAAGGTAGGGTATGCGTACCtaataacttagcacttaaacaagctattctAGAAGAGGCACATAGTTCggcttatgctatgcatccaggcAGTATAAAGATGTACAGATCATTAAAGAGATCGTACTGGTGGCctgatatgaaaagagaaataccAGAGTATGTTGACAG GACACCAGcaagctatgatggtatatgg TTTGGGGCtccagtttcaattgtatcagatcgagACTTCAGGTTTACATCGAAGTTTTGGCCTTGTTTACAGAAAGCTATAGGTACCAAGTTATATTTCAGTAtagcttttcatccacagacggatggtcagTCTGAGTGGGCAATCcagacattagaggacatgCTGAGAGCATGTGTATTGCAGTTCAAGGGCAGTTGGGATACACATCTGTCGTTGATCGAATTTGCAtataacaacagttaccattcgagtatAGGAATGGCATCATATAAGGCACTATACGGAAGACCATGTAGAACTCCGATATGTTGGAATGACGTCGGTGAAAGAAAATTATTAGGTCCAGAACTTGCGCAACAGACATCAGACAGTGTTAaaattataagagataatcttaagacaACTCGAGACAGGAAAAAGAGTTTACCGATAAGCGGAGAAGAGAATTGgagtttgaagttggtgataaa GTTCTGCGATCCACTAAATTCCTCTGTCAACATTGGGGCTTCCTTTTACACCACCGTGTCTGAGGTTACTGTCTTCTCAAGCTATGAGACATGA